A window from Candidatus Nitrospira neomarina encodes these proteins:
- a CDS encoding superoxide dismutase encodes MKTSNDYPVKDFKLKGLNGISDKTLEMHLKLYEGYVKATNSLSRQIGEFLIDGQVDQEEMPAYSELTRRLGFEYNGMVLHELYFQNMTSQASKSPQGQDSLLKALEGSFGSFETWKTDFSSVGKMRGVGWAVCNLNPENGRISNHWISLHEFGNIAGFRPILVMDVWEHAYLLDFQPSERGKYIDHFLSQVHWDVVAKRLEGRL; translated from the coding sequence ATGAAAACCAGTAATGATTATCCGGTCAAAGATTTCAAGCTCAAGGGATTGAACGGTATTTCAGATAAAACGTTAGAGATGCATTTGAAGCTTTACGAAGGCTACGTGAAAGCCACCAACTCTCTTTCCAGACAAATCGGGGAGTTTTTGATCGATGGGCAGGTGGATCAGGAGGAAATGCCGGCCTACTCCGAACTCACCCGGCGGCTGGGATTTGAATATAATGGCATGGTGCTCCATGAATTGTATTTTCAAAATATGACCTCCCAGGCGTCCAAATCGCCCCAAGGACAGGATTCCCTGCTGAAAGCTCTTGAAGGCAGCTTTGGGAGTTTTGAGACCTGGAAAACGGATTTTTCAAGCGTGGGGAAGATGCGCGGAGTCGGCTGGGCTGTGTGCAATCTCAATCCGGAAAACGGCAGGATCTCCAATCATTGGATCAGCCTTCATGAATTCGGCAATATTGCAGGTTTTCGTCCTATTTTAGTGATGGATGTGTGGGAACATGCGTATTTGTTGGATTTTCAACCGTCGGAACGAGGCAAATACATTGATCATTTCCTTTCCCAAGTACATTGGGATGTTGTGGCCAAACGTCTAGAGGGGCGATTATGA
- a CDS encoding BON domain-containing protein has protein sequence MNSPCKHLLVCVWMMCSLFIVAMMEQTHGQILAVPATGFDEAITPEAHDPLSADKTSVLPDEEIKYRIQRRLEASPYKNGEITVHVGQGETVLSGYVEDQDALVDVVEIAYDAGATNVNNQLRIKNQNFPWKKMTDEELKEAVEEELYWSPFVNSVPIRVEARNGIVTLSGRVENRGEIVDAVENAYEAGARNVRIRLWIDPTLD, from the coding sequence ATGAACTCCCCATGCAAACATTTACTGGTATGCGTATGGATGATGTGTTCATTATTCATCGTAGCCATGATGGAACAAACCCATGGCCAGATCCTGGCTGTCCCTGCAACAGGATTTGACGAAGCCATTACTCCAGAAGCACATGATCCGCTATCCGCCGACAAGACCTCTGTGTTGCCAGACGAAGAAATAAAATATCGCATTCAACGGCGCTTGGAAGCCAGTCCATATAAGAATGGTGAGATCACGGTTCACGTGGGACAGGGCGAAACAGTACTCTCAGGATATGTCGAAGATCAGGATGCCTTGGTGGATGTGGTCGAAATCGCCTATGACGCCGGAGCCACGAATGTCAATAATCAACTCCGCATCAAAAACCAAAACTTCCCATGGAAAAAGATGACCGATGAGGAATTGAAAGAAGCGGTTGAAGAGGAGCTGTATTGGAGCCCATTTGTGAATTCTGTTCCCATTCGTGTTGAAGCTCGAAACGGGATCGTCACACTCTCTGGAAGAGTCGAGAATCGAGGGGAAATTGTGGATGCGGTGGAAAACGCCTACGAAGCCGGAGCGAGAAATGTCCGCATTCGTTTATGGATCGATCCCACATTAGATTAG
- a CDS encoding response regulator transcription factor, with product MSKARVLLAEDHVLVSEGLTKLLEADFTLVGTVVDGHALVKAVKKHTPDIAIIDISLPLLNGLEAARQIKKCEPQTKLIFLTMHSEEHFVHEAFKAGGVGYILKQSATAELVFAIKEVYQGRTYVSPSIAQGLVSQALNPSANSKKPPQAETPALTQRQVEILQLVAEGKSNKDIAIILNLAVKTVEFHKTRVMQVLGLKTASELTKYAISNGIISV from the coding sequence ATGAGCAAAGCGCGGGTACTCTTAGCTGAAGATCACGTTCTGGTTAGTGAGGGGCTGACCAAACTACTGGAAGCTGATTTCACATTGGTGGGGACTGTTGTCGACGGTCATGCATTAGTGAAAGCCGTCAAGAAACATACACCGGACATTGCGATCATTGATATTTCACTGCCGCTATTGAATGGGTTGGAAGCCGCCCGACAAATAAAAAAATGTGAACCCCAAACAAAATTAATTTTTCTCACTATGCATTCCGAGGAACATTTTGTCCATGAGGCCTTCAAGGCCGGTGGGGTGGGGTATATTTTAAAACAATCTGCGACAGCAGAATTAGTGTTTGCGATTAAGGAGGTGTATCAGGGGCGCACCTACGTTTCTCCTTCTATTGCCCAGGGTCTGGTCAGTCAAGCACTGAACCCCTCTGCTAATTCGAAAAAACCCCCTCAGGCAGAGACTCCCGCATTGACTCAACGACAGGTGGAAATCCTTCAATTGGTTGCTGAAGGAAAATCCAATAAAGACATTGCGATCATTTTAAATTTGGCCGTCAAAACCGTGGAATTTCATAAGACACGTGTCATGCAGGTCTTAGGACTCAAAACGGCCTCCGAACTTACGAAATATGCCATTTCCAATGGAATTATTTCTGTGTAA